The following proteins come from a genomic window of Acetivibrio cellulolyticus CD2:
- a CDS encoding DUF58 domain-containing protein, with protein sequence MLSKELIKKIRQIEIKSNKLVNEIFSGEYRSGFRGKGVEFEDIRQYYPGDDVRSIDWNVTARHNKAFVKRFCEERELNMFLLIDMSRSNSFGTKKDLIAEVSATLAFSASKNNDKVGVIFFTDKVEKFIPSVNGRKHILSIIENILNFQPELSGTDLAKALQYFNRIEKKRSVVFVISDFLDDGYKKDLKITAGRHDLVLVRVVDRAEEFIPGGAIFTFEDLETGETIILDNIKNEQKLDTGTNLFKRNLINIYTDEDYVKPLKQFFRRRGQR encoded by the coding sequence ATGCTTTCGAAGGAACTTATCAAAAAGATAAGACAGATTGAAATAAAATCGAATAAATTGGTTAACGAGATTTTTTCGGGTGAATATCGTTCAGGGTTTAGGGGTAAGGGAGTGGAATTTGAGGATATCCGCCAATATTACCCCGGTGACGATGTCAGAAGTATTGACTGGAATGTTACAGCCCGCCATAATAAAGCATTTGTCAAACGATTCTGTGAAGAAAGGGAATTAAACATGTTCCTTTTAATAGACATGTCCCGTTCAAACAGCTTTGGCACCAAGAAGGATTTAATTGCTGAAGTTAGCGCAACTTTGGCCTTTTCAGCAAGCAAAAACAATGACAAGGTCGGCGTTATATTCTTTACTGATAAGGTTGAGAAATTTATTCCTTCTGTAAACGGCAGAAAGCATATTTTATCTATAATAGAAAACATCTTGAATTTCCAGCCCGAGCTTTCGGGGACTGACCTTGCCAAAGCATTGCAATATTTTAACCGTATTGAGAAGAAACGCAGTGTTGTTTTTGTTATATCAGACTTTCTGGATGATGGATATAAAAAGGATTTAAAGATTACTGCCGGAAGGCATGATCTCGTTTTGGTGCGTGTTGTGGACCGAGCTGAGGAATTTATCCCAGGTGGGGCTATTTTTACTTTTGAAGATCTTGAAACCGGTGAAACAATTATACTTGATAATATTAAAAATGAACAAAAGCTTGATACCGGTACAAATCTATTTAAACGCAACCTAATCAATATTTACACCGATGAAGATTATGTAAAGCCATTAAAACAATTTTTCAGAAGAAGGGGTCAGCGATGA
- a CDS encoding vWA domain-containing protein translates to MRLANWYFLIFIPLIIYLFFVSRKKSALKFSSVKLLKSYGYKNKIRHKIGRYLVVLSLILMVIAMARPQLPEKNSPISKQGIDIAVALDVSGTMQSVDFEPNRLEVARKTIQDFVDQRPSDRIALIAFAGTAYTRVPLTLDHNVVRESLQDISFKSVNEEGTAIGMAISVGLNRLKKSTSPSKIMILLTDGDNNAGSIDPNTASTLAKDSGIKIYTIGVGSDKTIIPGTNEFGQTVYQEYESGLLNEDLLKKIAETTNGQYYRAKDSNALSQVFANINKLEKTDFEKDDFKQYTELAFILIIIALALLIVGIFLDSYYFVRIP, encoded by the coding sequence ATGAGATTGGCAAATTGGTATTTTCTTATCTTTATACCTTTAATTATATATTTGTTTTTTGTAAGCAGAAAAAAGTCAGCTCTGAAGTTCTCAAGCGTTAAACTTCTAAAGAGCTATGGTTATAAAAACAAGATCAGGCACAAAATCGGAAGGTATTTGGTTGTTTTAAGCCTTATATTGATGGTTATTGCAATGGCAAGACCACAGCTGCCCGAAAAAAATTCTCCAATTTCAAAGCAGGGAATTGACATAGCAGTAGCTCTAGACGTATCTGGTACTATGCAATCGGTAGATTTTGAACCAAACCGTCTGGAAGTAGCCCGCAAAACCATACAGGATTTTGTAGACCAAAGACCTTCTGACAGGATTGCGCTAATTGCCTTTGCCGGTACTGCATATACAAGAGTTCCATTAACACTTGATCACAATGTAGTAAGAGAGTCTCTTCAGGATATCTCTTTTAAATCTGTCAATGAGGAAGGTACCGCTATAGGTATGGCAATCTCCGTAGGACTGAACAGACTAAAAAAGAGCACTTCTCCATCTAAGATTATGATTCTTCTTACTGATGGAGACAACAATGCCGGATCAATTGATCCGAATACAGCGAGTACATTAGCAAAAGATTCCGGTATCAAAATTTATACAATTGGTGTAGGTTCAGATAAAACAATTATACCCGGAACAAATGAATTTGGCCAAACAGTGTACCAGGAGTATGAGAGCGGCCTTTTGAACGAAGACCTACTGAAGAAAATAGCAGAAACTACAAATGGCCAGTATTACCGGGCAAAGGATTCAAATGCCTTGTCTCAGGTCTTTGCAAATATAAATAAGCTGGAAAAAACCGATTTTGAAAAGGATGATTTTAAGCAGTACACCGAATTGGCTTTCATTTTAATTATAATTGCCCTTGCTTTGTTAATTGTTGGTATTTTCCTTGACTCCTATTATTTCGTAAGGATTCCATAG
- a CDS encoding VWA domain-containing protein, with amino-acid sequence MNFIEFKYPFNIIYIILPLASCILLILGYKKKERILNLLRIKTVKRFRILRTVLAVLGLALILFSLLGPQSFIGLAKINKEGLDIYVLIDTSKSMLAEDIKPDRLSRAKNIIESIIDNLEGDRIGFIPFSSAAYIQMPLTDDYDLARMYLDVIDTDMIAGGGTNVGTALNLAENSFEETSSADRVVIILSDGEEHNSNSVDILKSFNDEHLKVFTIGIGTAKGGLVPDYGSDGGQKSGYKKDSNGEFVMSKLNSETLKKLASTGKGSYYQSSLTGDEIASLTKKISSLKKDTYKADEVRRFKQLYQFFLGPGILLFLIAYLLPERRNTL; translated from the coding sequence TTGAATTTCATAGAGTTTAAATATCCTTTTAATATAATATATATCATACTTCCCTTAGCAAGCTGTATCCTTCTCATCCTAGGTTATAAGAAAAAAGAAAGGATACTGAATTTACTCAGAATTAAAACAGTTAAGAGATTTAGAATCCTTCGCACTGTGCTAGCTGTTCTGGGACTTGCTTTAATACTCTTTTCCCTGTTAGGACCACAAAGCTTTATAGGCCTTGCAAAAATTAATAAGGAAGGTCTGGACATCTATGTTCTTATAGATACATCTAAAAGTATGCTGGCAGAAGATATCAAACCAGATAGACTCAGCAGGGCCAAAAATATTATAGAGAGCATTATAGATAACCTTGAAGGCGACAGAATCGGCTTTATTCCCTTTTCTTCAGCCGCCTACATACAGATGCCTCTGACTGATGATTACGACTTGGCCCGTATGTATCTTGATGTAATTGATACCGATATGATTGCAGGAGGAGGTACTAATGTCGGTACTGCACTCAATCTTGCCGAAAATTCCTTTGAGGAAACTTCAAGTGCTGACAGAGTAGTAATTATTTTAAGTGATGGAGAAGAACACAACTCAAACAGCGTAGATATATTAAAATCGTTTAATGATGAGCACTTGAAGGTATTTACTATCGGTATAGGAACTGCAAAAGGTGGATTGGTTCCTGATTATGGATCTGATGGCGGACAGAAATCAGGTTATAAAAAAGATTCCAACGGAGAGTTTGTTATGTCGAAATTAAATTCAGAAACACTAAAAAAACTCGCTTCTACCGGAAAAGGTTCATATTATCAGTCCTCACTTACAGGTGATGAGATTGCTTCACTTACGAAGAAAATATCTTCTTTAAAGAAAGATACTTACAAGGCAGACGAGGTAAGGAGATTCAAACAGCTGTACCAATTCTTTCTGGGTCCTGGAATATTGTTGTTTCTAATAGCTTATCTCCTGCCCGAAAGGAGGAATACTTTATGA
- a CDS encoding tetratricopeptide repeat protein, whose product MKIASLISGLLIVALIIMFFTGAIDFENSINESIITGNRSYAANNYEQALETYKKGLGQNSEEPRLNYNSGQASYHLNKYEDAVNYYIKTSDTPDKYLNSGNSSLKLADRAADAGQKQQYYQQALETYKKGIIAFPENIPLKYNYEYVKSKLDDQKDNNENKDNQQQNQENQDKNNQSKQDENSQQNNQNENSQQNEQNKDSQQDNQNGNSQQKDNNEQNQEKSQNQQSSQAEKSNGQDNAQTGEQNKEKNGQKDASQTEKSDSSNSKQTDSNVTQVLKMLEKQEEDSLKNNQEIKSNTKGDEYDW is encoded by the coding sequence ATGAAAATAGCTTCCCTTATTTCAGGACTACTGATCGTTGCCCTGATAATAATGTTTTTCACAGGGGCAATAGATTTTGAGAACAGTATAAACGAATCTATAATTACCGGAAATCGCTCTTATGCAGCCAATAATTACGAACAAGCACTTGAGACTTATAAAAAGGGGTTAGGTCAAAATTCTGAAGAACCCAGGTTAAACTATAATTCTGGCCAAGCTTCCTACCATTTAAATAAGTATGAAGATGCTGTTAATTATTATATTAAAACCTCTGATACACCGGACAAATACTTAAATTCGGGTAACTCCAGTTTAAAACTTGCTGACAGAGCCGCAGATGCTGGTCAAAAGCAGCAGTACTATCAACAAGCTTTAGAAACTTATAAAAAGGGAATAATTGCTTTTCCGGAAAATATACCTTTAAAGTATAACTATGAATATGTAAAAAGCAAGCTTGATGATCAAAAGGATAATAACGAGAATAAGGATAACCAACAGCAAAATCAGGAAAATCAAGACAAGAATAACCAGAGTAAACAAGATGAGAATTCGCAGCAGAATAACCAGAATGAAAATTCTCAACAAAACGAACAAAATAAGGATTCTCAACAAGATAACCAAAATGGAAATTCACAGCAAAAAGATAATAATGAACAAAACCAGGAAAAATCGCAAAATCAGCAGTCTTCACAAGCGGAGAAAAGCAACGGGCAAGATAACGCACAAACTGGAGAACAAAACAAAGAAAAGAATGGGCAAAAAGATGCTTCACAAACGGAGAAATCGGATTCTTCCAATTCAAAACAAACCGACAGCAATGTTACACAAGTGCTCAAAATGCTGGAGAAGCAGGAAGAAGACAGCCTTAAAAATAATCAGGAAATAAAAAGCAATACTAAGGGGGATGAATATGATTGGTAA
- a CDS encoding BatD family protein yields MIGKKLKAAFFLIIITSFILGAYSSVLAKDPEFRLNIDSLNLQKGSSTTMVLSLINVKNAEIKEIKGLDNFEVLSKNQTSSSQDINGDKSYKIDIHFTIMPKNVGQFTLQGIVECNGNTYQTNSLTVNVSETQEALQNLFIKTNISSTDIYLGQKVVLSYELYSRYSIDTENSMFKDKIEINGFMMNDVPNDKLKVEYPYLEGKRYAKYELKQTYLAPIKAGTFTIPEYNFQVGVITDGGIFGFSQTQVEYLKTEAKQLTVKALPGNQPSDFSGIVGKLNLKSEFSRQEVPYGDSLTLKVAASGNCDLSLLDKITKNGVPGFTVYETGKDIQESIVDNQYSAQKEYEIILVPEKSGEVKIDPIYISYFDTESGTYKQAEIPGTTITVTGEAPQIQTQAQNSGTAITEKVTIDQINYAPKNDGYLTIQLKKDYVFVALSVLIILALLAVLAFFILRYFKKQDRKLLEMYKHLKGTNDKNEIYNVLNDMIKYCFNLSLKASSRDTIKTRLAQYELSDQVLEIIDYIENDKNNSHKADTYLKDKIKEVYKVLNKLLSNSKTKHES; encoded by the coding sequence ATGATTGGTAAAAAACTAAAAGCTGCCTTCTTCTTAATAATAATAACCTCATTTATTTTGGGAGCATATAGCAGCGTTCTGGCTAAAGACCCTGAATTTCGCCTTAATATCGATAGTTTAAATCTTCAAAAGGGATCAAGCACTACAATGGTGCTTTCATTGATAAATGTCAAGAATGCAGAAATAAAGGAAATAAAAGGTCTTGATAATTTTGAAGTACTGTCCAAAAATCAGACTAGTTCAAGCCAAGATATCAATGGAGATAAATCCTACAAGATTGATATACATTTTACTATAATGCCAAAAAACGTAGGTCAGTTTACTCTTCAGGGTATTGTGGAATGTAACGGAAACACATACCAGACAAATTCACTTACAGTCAATGTAAGTGAGACTCAAGAAGCACTTCAAAACCTATTTATAAAAACAAATATTTCAAGTACTGATATATATTTAGGTCAAAAGGTTGTGCTGTCTTATGAACTCTATTCACGCTACAGTATTGATACTGAGAATTCCATGTTTAAAGATAAAATAGAAATAAATGGGTTTATGATGAACGATGTGCCTAATGACAAGTTAAAGGTTGAGTATCCTTATCTTGAAGGTAAAAGATATGCTAAATACGAATTAAAACAAACTTATCTAGCGCCAATAAAAGCTGGTACATTTACAATACCTGAATACAATTTTCAGGTCGGTGTCATTACAGATGGAGGTATTTTCGGTTTTTCCCAAACGCAAGTTGAATACCTTAAAACTGAAGCTAAACAATTAACTGTAAAAGCACTTCCTGGAAATCAGCCTTCCGATTTTTCCGGCATTGTAGGAAAACTAAATTTAAAATCTGAATTCAGCCGACAGGAAGTTCCGTATGGAGACTCGCTAACACTGAAGGTAGCTGCTTCTGGCAACTGCGATCTTTCCTTATTGGACAAAATAACTAAAAATGGTGTTCCCGGCTTTACTGTATATGAAACCGGAAAGGATATACAGGAAAGTATTGTAGACAATCAATATTCAGCCCAAAAGGAATATGAAATCATATTAGTTCCCGAGAAAAGCGGAGAAGTAAAAATTGATCCTATTTATATTTCTTACTTTGATACTGAGTCAGGAACCTATAAACAGGCTGAAATCCCTGGAACAACTATCACTGTGACAGGTGAAGCACCTCAGATTCAAACACAAGCACAAAACAGTGGAACCGCTATAACAGAAAAAGTAACTATAGATCAGATAAACTACGCCCCCAAAAACGATGGATACCTCACTATACAATTGAAAAAGGATTACGTTTTTGTTGCCCTGTCAGTGCTAATAATTCTAGCCCTTCTAGCTGTTTTGGCATTTTTCATTCTAAGGTATTTTAAGAAACAAGACAGAAAGCTGCTGGAAATGTATAAACATCTAAAAGGTACAAATGACAAAAACGAAATCTACAATGTGTTAAACGATATGATTAAGTATTGCTTTAACCTGAGTTTGAAAGCCAGCTCTAGGGACACAATCAAAACCAGACTTGCACAATATGAGCTATCCGATCAAGTACTTGAAATCATAGATTATATAGAAAATGACAAAAACAATTCGCACAAAGCTGACACGTATTTGAAAGATAAGATAAAGGAAGTCTACAAAGTGCTCAATAAGCTTCTTAGTAATTCTAAAACCAAACATGAATCTTAG
- a CDS encoding C40 family peptidase codes for MKRVEFLFIYLLIAMQILTGCSSGDKQVSTEVLKNGGKSAQAINERYKDKAVVIDTVVDIFKEAKIDSERITQGLFNQPVTLIEESDGWAKVKTVDGCTGWLRSKFIDRDCTSVKEEIYSSRIVITGKTKPVFASYGGSATLKEAVMGTEFFIKGKRKNYYEVVVPGNLTGWVEMKNTIELEVNKPIPKTTAQDFSATAKKFKGTQYLMGGVSARQGIDCSGIVYICGKINGVNLPRGTMEQFDFIKDGPASVEDIKLGDLVFLSANEDLADISDIGIYLGDGQILIASEAKGSIDCTLLNSDHYMKRIRGIKRIF; via the coding sequence TTGAAAAGAGTTGAATTTCTATTTATATATTTGTTAATAGCTATGCAAATATTGACTGGATGCAGTTCTGGTGACAAACAGGTGAGTACAGAAGTGCTAAAGAATGGTGGAAAGAGTGCGCAAGCTATTAATGAAAGGTATAAGGATAAAGCAGTTGTAATTGATACTGTTGTTGATATTTTTAAAGAAGCGAAGATCGACTCGGAAAGAATAACTCAGGGTTTGTTTAATCAGCCGGTTACTTTGATTGAAGAGAGCGATGGCTGGGCGAAGGTTAAAACAGTTGATGGGTGCACAGGTTGGTTGCGTTCAAAATTTATCGATAGAGATTGTACAAGTGTTAAGGAGGAGATTTATTCCAGCAGGATTGTAATAACAGGAAAGACAAAGCCTGTTTTTGCAAGTTATGGGGGCAGTGCTACGCTCAAAGAAGCAGTGATGGGAACAGAATTCTTTATAAAGGGCAAAAGGAAGAATTATTATGAAGTGGTTGTGCCCGGTAACCTGACAGGTTGGGTTGAGATGAAGAATACTATTGAGCTAGAGGTAAATAAGCCAATTCCCAAAACAACGGCGCAGGACTTTTCAGCCACAGCTAAGAAGTTTAAAGGCACTCAGTATCTGATGGGCGGGGTTAGTGCAAGACAAGGTATTGATTGTTCAGGCATTGTTTATATATGCGGAAAGATAAATGGAGTTAATTTACCAAGAGGGACAATGGAGCAGTTTGACTTTATTAAAGATGGTCCTGCAAGTGTGGAGGACATAAAGTTGGGGGATCTGGTTTTTTTGAGTGCAAATGAAGATTTGGCGGATATATCGGATATAGGGATTTATTTGGGCGATGGCCAGATACTAATCGCAAGTGAGGCGAAGGGGTCTATTGACTGTACTTTGCTGAATTCTGATCATTATATGAAGAGGATCAGGGGAATAAAGCGGATTTTTTAG
- a CDS encoding ATP-binding protein, whose translation MKIEKLDLKGFGKFNNFEIKFDEGFNVVYGENESGKSTIEAFIKAMLYSLKGGRNFKQGALTPQKRYKPWTGASYKGSMKYTLDNGQTFTVERNFDSGETRVYDSLYKDITKTFDQSKDKGPLFAIRHIGLTESCFEKTSFIGQMGTKLDASDSREILDRLSNIWETGFEDISFKDARDAIKDALKNYVGTDKTSTRPLDMINSKLNELNIRKQSLIKGRESLFSIEDEIAGLNRKLVDLEEEKAVILLAKDIIKLREELDVYKRKKKDLNDIVGEISELKSEGVRIAGSIREYQKTKEKLGTFQGVGFEDADELSIQYTKFESLNGEKERLLSEIQKLKLKAEEIEAYLESFKAFNSLGNIDIADPSPSTEFNLESFENEEIQRKIKSLSLKGIGIAAGMGACCVSIAVMLFYGFSGGRIVQSFIGSGALLSLFFVLAVLKNNNAKLANTLKDGKEESDKKVKALLDKIETQNKKQSDIFKMLEVTSIDEFLKKKALYDSKVYELNSQNERIDELEVELDKKSNMILDLLRSMKEKLLEASIINWQEDEVRKEHIEEFRNAVNRYKEITPYLTHGEEKLEELGKRLNNLYNRAYSISGQKVNCEERLAGVINEIDNKIKNLYKSLDVYAYKIKSIYAGSSFDGLTYDELMEIILDLGLEDTKAQIEEMMQKVLDKINGVQLSVKEREIALPGLTDDSNELEQIEEDVRQLEIKKAELEDTGFSLRTALEVLEEASIEIKRDFAPVLNSNTSKIVSIITSQRYGDIKVDENLIPRTTEPFANEIVPISVLSGGTIDQMYLALRIALVKTMESKSEKLPLIMDEILAQYDDTRSLDTLKMLKELSSERQIILFTCKSREVDLVKFVCNSKINVIELL comes from the coding sequence ATGAAAATAGAGAAACTGGACCTTAAGGGATTTGGAAAATTCAACAACTTTGAAATTAAATTTGATGAGGGATTTAATGTTGTCTATGGCGAAAACGAATCAGGCAAATCGACAATAGAGGCGTTTATCAAGGCTATGCTTTATTCTTTGAAGGGCGGCAGGAATTTCAAGCAAGGGGCGCTTACACCACAAAAAAGATATAAGCCCTGGACGGGAGCTAGTTATAAGGGAAGTATGAAATACACTCTCGATAACGGCCAGACATTTACTGTTGAAAGGAATTTTGACAGTGGCGAAACTAGAGTTTACGATTCATTATACAAGGATATAACAAAGACCTTTGATCAAAGTAAAGACAAAGGTCCTCTCTTTGCAATAAGACATATTGGGCTTACAGAATCGTGTTTTGAAAAAACGTCATTTATAGGACAGATGGGAACCAAACTTGATGCCAGTGATAGCAGAGAGATTTTGGACAGGCTTTCAAATATATGGGAGACAGGTTTTGAAGATATATCATTTAAGGACGCTCGTGATGCTATAAAAGACGCTCTAAAGAATTATGTGGGTACAGATAAAACTTCTACTCGTCCCCTTGATATGATAAATTCAAAATTAAATGAGTTGAATATTAGAAAACAGAGTCTTATAAAGGGAAGGGAATCCCTTTTTTCAATAGAAGATGAAATTGCAGGTTTAAATAGGAAATTGGTGGATCTTGAAGAAGAAAAAGCTGTTATATTGCTGGCAAAGGATATTATTAAGCTTAGAGAAGAGTTGGATGTTTACAAAAGAAAAAAGAAGGATTTAAATGATATAGTGGGTGAAATTTCAGAATTGAAGAGTGAGGGTGTTAGAATCGCTGGAAGTATCCGTGAGTACCAAAAGACAAAGGAGAAGCTTGGTACTTTTCAAGGAGTTGGATTTGAAGATGCTGATGAACTTAGCATTCAGTACACAAAGTTTGAAAGCTTAAACGGCGAGAAGGAAAGGCTTTTATCTGAGATTCAAAAGTTAAAACTAAAGGCAGAGGAAATTGAAGCATATTTAGAGAGCTTTAAGGCATTTAATTCACTTGGAAACATTGACATTGCTGATCCTTCCCCTAGTACCGAGTTTAATCTTGAAAGCTTTGAAAATGAGGAAATCCAGAGAAAGATCAAATCATTAAGTCTTAAGGGTATAGGTATTGCAGCAGGGATGGGAGCTTGCTGTGTGTCTATAGCAGTAATGCTGTTTTATGGATTTTCAGGAGGTAGAATTGTTCAAAGCTTTATAGGTTCGGGTGCTCTTCTAAGTTTATTTTTTGTGCTTGCTGTTTTAAAAAACAATAATGCAAAGTTGGCAAACACTCTCAAGGACGGTAAAGAAGAATCGGATAAAAAGGTAAAAGCATTGCTTGATAAGATAGAAACTCAAAATAAAAAACAGTCAGATATATTTAAAATGCTTGAAGTAACGAGTATTGATGAATTTCTAAAGAAAAAAGCGCTTTATGACAGCAAAGTATATGAGCTTAATAGCCAAAACGAGCGAATAGATGAACTTGAAGTAGAGCTTGACAAGAAATCGAATATGATTTTAGACCTATTAAGATCTATGAAAGAAAAACTATTGGAAGCCTCAATAATTAACTGGCAGGAGGATGAAGTCAGGAAAGAACATATTGAGGAATTTCGAAATGCTGTCAATAGGTATAAGGAGATAACTCCATATTTAACCCATGGAGAAGAGAAGCTTGAGGAACTGGGAAAGAGGCTAAATAATCTCTATAATAGGGCATATTCCATAAGCGGGCAGAAGGTGAATTGCGAGGAGAGGCTTGCTGGGGTTATAAATGAAATTGATAATAAAATTAAAAATTTATATAAAAGCCTTGATGTATATGCCTATAAAATAAAGTCAATTTATGCGGGTAGCAGCTTTGATGGTCTGACTTATGATGAATTGATGGAGATAATACTGGATTTAGGGCTAGAAGATACTAAAGCGCAGATTGAAGAAATGATGCAAAAGGTCTTAGATAAGATAAATGGAGTGCAGCTTTCCGTAAAGGAAAGAGAAATTGCACTGCCGGGATTAACTGATGACAGCAATGAACTAGAACAGATTGAAGAGGATGTAAGACAACTCGAAATTAAAAAGGCGGAGCTTGAGGATACTGGATTTTCATTGAGAACAGCCCTTGAAGTTTTAGAAGAAGCAAGTATTGAGATTAAACGGGATTTTGCTCCTGTACTAAACAGTAATACATCTAAAATAGTAAGTATCATAACATCTCAAAGGTATGGGGATATTAAAGTGGATGAAAACTTAATACCAAGAACAACAGAACCTTTTGCTAACGAAATAGTCCCAATATCGGTGCTTAGCGGAGGGACCATTGACCAGATGTATCTTGCGTTAAGAATTGCTTTGGTGAAAACTATGGAAAGTAAATCGGAGAAACTACCTCTTATTATGGATGAGATTTTGGCTCAATATGATGATACAAGATCCTTAGATACTTTAAAGATGTTAAAGGAGCTCTCGAGCGAAAGGCAGATCATATTATTTACATGCAAATCAAGAGAAGTTGATTTGGTTAAATTTGTTTGCAATAGTAAAATAAATGTAATAGAATTATTATAA
- a CDS encoding metallophosphoesterase family protein, with the protein MRPIKFVHFSDLHLDSPFTSIGPDVERISQRRQDLIDVFDVIIDMVKRENTDLLLISGDLYEHFYVKKSTINHVNCRFREIEDTKVFIVPGNHDPYVKNSYYKNFEWNSNVYILSEERPKVELFDMNVCIYGLGFGDFYKDGFLSDEFKADNDKLVNILLVHGTVDMNFTKKAYNLLSSEELSKLNMDYIALGHFHNRIDDLGQKGVIYNPGSPEPLGFDEEGEHGIFKGTVSKSLLDVEYVCVNRKQYRSLSLNLEGINSDEHVVEKIRHSLGNMSLENSLVSIKLKGYTSDEYRPNKAKIKRLLEGSMFYFDVEDKTIPGYNYDELRNEPGLKGLYVRKLLEMVYRANSEKERYLLMKSLYYGVEALEKGRIEEL; encoded by the coding sequence ATGAGACCGATAAAGTTTGTACATTTTTCTGATTTGCATTTAGACAGTCCCTTTACTTCTATAGGCCCGGATGTTGAGAGGATTAGCCAGAGAAGGCAAGACCTTATAGATGTTTTTGATGTCATTATAGATATGGTAAAAAGAGAAAATACAGACCTGCTTTTGATAAGTGGAGATCTATACGAACACTTCTATGTAAAAAAATCTACCATAAACCATGTTAATTGTAGATTTAGAGAAATCGAAGATACAAAGGTTTTTATCGTACCTGGGAATCATGATCCGTATGTAAAAAATTCTTATTATAAAAACTTCGAGTGGAACAGCAATGTCTATATTCTATCTGAAGAGAGGCCTAAAGTAGAACTTTTTGACATGAATGTGTGCATATATGGACTTGGGTTTGGAGACTTTTATAAGGACGGTTTTTTGAGTGATGAATTTAAAGCAGATAATGATAAATTGGTAAACATCCTTTTAGTGCATGGAACTGTTGACATGAATTTTACAAAGAAAGCCTATAATCTCCTTTCAAGCGAGGAGCTTTCGAAGCTCAATATGGACTATATAGCACTTGGACATTTTCACAACAGAATAGATGATTTGGGACAAAAAGGGGTAATTTATAATCCCGGAAGCCCTGAACCTTTAGGCTTTGATGAGGAAGGAGAACATGGGATTTTTAAAGGTACAGTTAGTAAGAGCTTGCTTGATGTTGAATATGTATGTGTAAACCGAAAACAATACAGGTCTTTAAGTTTGAATCTTGAAGGTATAAACAGCGATGAGCATGTAGTTGAAAAAATTCGCCATTCCTTAGGAAATATGTCTTTGGAAAACTCTCTTGTTTCAATAAAATTAAAAGGCTATACAAGTGACGAATATAGGCCGAATAAGGCAAAAATAAAGCGACTGTTGGAAGGCAGTATGTTTTATTTTGATGTAGAAGATAAAACTATTCCAGGGTATAATTATGATGAATTGAGAAATGAGCCTGGCTTAAAAGGGCTGTATGTGCGGAAGCTTCTGGAAATGGTGTATAGAGCCAACAGTGAAAAGGAAAGGTATCTATTGATGAAATCACTTTACTATGGTGTTGAGGCTCTTGAAAAGGGAAGGATAGAAGAATTGTAA